In Paenibacillus sp. FSL R7-0345, a single window of DNA contains:
- a CDS encoding DL-endopeptidase inhibitor IseA family protein: MNKKWMIGTLALSLGLVSAGSGALAASPAAGSTAIKTVAASLPGKEGPATINNLTVKSVIPLVVHAKKLYTYSNAGGNTHGMETFMYNGTEYRYLSSDLGTKQQLMNYIKRAYTHNAAAFYAQTQFIEVNGRMAQINEDLGNQLQYDKATAVMVSKTATTAVFELSVPQQDGQGDNADVVVKLKKVNGYWRIDMSPDTLF; this comes from the coding sequence ATGAACAAAAAATGGATGATCGGTACACTGGCATTATCTCTGGGTCTGGTTTCGGCGGGAAGCGGGGCGCTGGCGGCTTCGCCGGCTGCAGGAAGCACAGCTATCAAAACAGTAGCAGCCTCTTTGCCAGGCAAAGAAGGTCCTGCGACGATCAACAATCTGACGGTCAAAAGTGTTATTCCGCTGGTTGTGCATGCCAAGAAGCTGTACACCTATTCCAATGCGGGCGGCAATACCCATGGCATGGAAACTTTTATGTACAACGGAACGGAGTACCGCTACCTTTCCAGTGATCTCGGTACGAAGCAGCAGCTGATGAATTACATAAAAAGAGCATACACGCACAATGCGGCTGCCTTTTATGCACAGACTCAGTTCATTGAAGTGAACGGCAGAATGGCGCAGATTAACGAGGACTTGGGCAACCAGCTGCAGTACGATAAAGCTACAGCCGTTATGGTCTCCAAAACAGCAACAACTGCTGTATTTGAGCTCAGTGTGCCGCAGCAGGACGGGCAGGGGGATAACGCCGATGTTGTGGTCAAGCTGAAAAAAGTAAACGGCTACTGGAGAATTGATATGTCGCCGGACACTTTATTCTAG
- the pilO gene encoding type 4a pilus biogenesis protein PilO, whose amino-acid sequence MEQINKYRSPIVMGMLILFLILLAFYMLAIRPVSSDIAMQNSELSLLERERSVLENKINELQTAGDNLTSDEETLLAAIPLGDGNEALINDLKAIGSSSHARLKDIGFSLTGTSTASTWAGVPATSAAGLQEIKMTAVVEGGYIEIHEWLKQLNKMPRLITVDSFAFQQPYEFPTAQKPGSILTANVAFTAYYQVDSTE is encoded by the coding sequence GTGGAGCAAATTAACAAGTACCGCTCACCGATTGTAATGGGTATGCTCATCCTGTTTCTGATTCTGCTGGCTTTTTATATGCTGGCGATTCGTCCGGTAAGCAGCGATATAGCTATGCAGAACAGCGAGCTCTCCCTGCTGGAACGGGAAAGATCCGTGCTGGAGAACAAGATCAATGAACTCCAGACCGCCGGAGACAACCTGACTTCAGATGAAGAGACCTTACTGGCGGCTATTCCGCTTGGGGACGGTAATGAGGCACTGATCAATGACCTGAAGGCAATCGGCAGCAGCTCACATGCCAGGCTAAAGGATATCGGATTCTCGTTGACCGGTACAAGTACAGCTAGCACTTGGGCGGGAGTACCGGCCACCTCTGCAGCCGGGCTGCAGGAGATCAAGATGACAGCTGTTGTGGAAGGCGGATATATTGAGATTCACGAATGGCTGAAGCAGCTGAATAAAATGCCAAGATTGATTACGGTCGATTCCTTTGCTTTTCAGCAGCCTTATGAGTTTCCAACCGCGCAGAAGCCGGGTAGTATCCTGACGGCCAATGTGGCTTTTACAGCATATTATCAAGTAGATTCAACCGAATAA
- the pilM gene encoding pilus assembly protein PilM, with translation MFGIGNKAAGVSIEQTGIRYISFKNNQAKPVHKKRFMPLLPGMIVENQVADSEALLDRLKQWVKTKGLRGSTVNLSIPPSQMIIRKMTIPSTVDKQIDQLVKLEVETGLHLPFENPVYDYVITGQDENESQLIIFAAPRKVVQDYVDVLEDAGLKIKSVEVSATALARSIVAGYGHSFNETMLIHLEQSLLDIYMFRSGNPVFMRTINLVDLGQPQPQTLPFDLNKEQPFPAEAEAAATSASQEHLSAEQIVEITAEISRMLSFYQYSLHDGSTRITELLITGAPDMRRQLQQELQSALPELAIAPIAVDQFSAGLKPDSSLNDYRVAAGAALRDPKLRNINLLPREDRETIAFPYFAVTLAAVWVLGAVGTGILYASVHGEYNEQSIQIQSVQEQNAALQLELASLNNGGAGSGSFDRAAMIEALSASRVNAAAVLNELKSKLPYAAAIREISFSFRGELLLTVNFTDMSHSGAYLTSLRGMPFAREAVIEKLTEGGASTGTAAGGVSNLIKYTAVYRVNMAPEVTETPAADVQNTTEGGADISGAN, from the coding sequence ATGTTTGGAATAGGTAACAAAGCGGCCGGTGTCTCCATTGAGCAGACGGGTATCCGCTATATCAGCTTCAAGAATAATCAAGCCAAGCCAGTCCACAAAAAAAGATTTATGCCGCTGCTGCCGGGCATGATCGTCGAGAACCAGGTGGCCGACAGTGAGGCGCTGCTGGACCGGTTAAAACAATGGGTAAAGACCAAGGGTCTGCGGGGCAGTACAGTCAACCTGTCGATCCCGCCTTCACAGATGATTATCCGCAAAATGACGATTCCGAGTACTGTGGACAAGCAGATTGACCAGCTGGTGAAGCTGGAGGTCGAAACCGGGCTGCATCTGCCCTTCGAGAATCCGGTATACGATTATGTGATTACCGGGCAGGATGAGAACGAAAGCCAGCTGATTATTTTTGCAGCGCCGCGTAAAGTTGTGCAGGACTATGTAGATGTGCTTGAAGATGCCGGCCTGAAAATCAAAAGCGTCGAGGTGTCGGCAACTGCGCTCGCACGCAGTATTGTTGCCGGCTACGGGCACTCTTTTAATGAGACGATGCTGATTCATCTCGAGCAGTCGCTGCTTGATATTTATATGTTCCGCAGCGGCAATCCGGTGTTCATGCGGACGATTAATCTGGTGGATCTGGGCCAGCCGCAGCCGCAGACTCTCCCGTTTGACTTAAACAAAGAACAGCCGTTTCCGGCTGAAGCGGAAGCCGCGGCTACTTCAGCGTCACAGGAACACTTGTCTGCTGAGCAGATCGTGGAGATTACGGCGGAAATCTCGCGGATGCTGAGCTTTTACCAGTACAGCTTGCATGACGGCTCCACGCGGATTACAGAGCTGCTGATTACAGGTGCGCCTGATATGCGCAGACAGCTGCAGCAGGAATTGCAGTCGGCGCTGCCTGAGCTGGCGATTGCCCCAATTGCCGTTGACCAGTTCTCGGCAGGCCTGAAGCCGGACAGCAGCTTGAACGATTATCGGGTAGCTGCTGGCGCTGCACTGCGCGATCCTAAGCTGCGTAATATTAATCTGCTGCCGCGTGAAGACCGCGAGACGATTGCCTTTCCTTATTTTGCAGTCACGCTCGCTGCCGTCTGGGTGCTTGGCGCAGTCGGAACTGGGATTTTATACGCCTCTGTACACGGGGAATATAATGAACAAAGTATACAAATTCAGAGCGTACAGGAGCAGAATGCCGCGCTGCAGCTTGAACTGGCCAGCCTGAACAATGGCGGAGCCGGAAGCGGAAGCTTTGACCGGGCAGCGATGATTGAAGCTTTATCTGCAAGCCGGGTAAATGCAGCGGCTGTGCTTAATGAACTTAAGTCGAAGCTGCCTTATGCCGCTGCGATCCGGGAGATCAGCTTTTCCTTCCGTGGAGAGCTGCTGCTAACCGTGAACTTTACAGATATGTCGCACAGCGGGGCGTATCTGACTTCCCTGCGGGGCATGCCGTTCGCACGCGAAGCGGTCATTGAGAAGTTAACCGAGGGCGGGGCAAGTACCGGAACAGCCGCTGGCGGTGTATCTAATCTGATCAAATACACAGCAGTATACCGGGTAAATATGGCTCCTGAAGTTACAGAGACGCCAGCAGCTGATGTGCAGAATACTACGGAAGGGGGAGCGGATATCAGTGGAGCAAATTAA
- a CDS encoding prepilin peptidase, with the protein MTIVIAVYITLLGLILGSFYNVVALRVPAGESLVRPPSHCTSCGKRLTARDLLPVVSYILAGGKCRHCGAKVSPLYMLGEAATGLLFLWIYLQFGLTGQGITGFVLVSLAVIVTVADLKYMLIPNKVLLFFLPLLLLLVVFFPEGPLWSHLLGGAAGGVIVLVLALLGGMGMGDVKLFALLGWVVGFPNVILAFMIACALGTIAGGTLLLLGKVKRRQPVPFGPWLAAGSLIAFAYGSQLISGYLALIR; encoded by the coding sequence ATGACCATTGTTATCGCAGTATACATCACGCTTCTGGGCCTCATTCTAGGGTCCTTTTATAATGTAGTGGCGCTGCGGGTGCCGGCGGGGGAGTCGCTGGTGCGGCCGCCGTCGCATTGTACCAGCTGCGGGAAGCGGCTGACGGCGCGGGATCTGCTGCCGGTGGTAAGCTACATTCTGGCTGGCGGCAAGTGCAGGCATTGCGGGGCAAAGGTATCACCACTGTATATGCTGGGTGAGGCGGCAACCGGTCTCCTGTTCTTATGGATTTACCTGCAGTTTGGATTGACCGGTCAAGGGATCACCGGCTTTGTGCTCGTCAGCCTGGCGGTAATTGTAACCGTGGCTGATCTGAAGTATATGCTGATCCCGAACAAGGTGCTGCTGTTTTTTCTGCCGCTGCTCCTGTTACTGGTCGTTTTTTTTCCGGAAGGGCCGCTATGGTCCCATCTGCTGGGAGGCGCTGCCGGCGGCGTTATTGTGCTGGTGCTGGCCCTGCTGGGGGGGATGGGCATGGGGGATGTGAAGCTGTTCGCACTGCTGGGCTGGGTGGTCGGCTTTCCTAATGTTATTTTGGCGTTTATGATAGCTTGTGCACTGGGAACGATTGCCGGAGGGACGCTGCTGCTGCTGGGGAAGGTGAAGCGCAGACAACCCGTTCCGTTTGGACCGTGGCTGGCGGCCGGATCACTGATTGCATTCGCTTACGGTTCACAACTTATCAGCGGTTATCTCGCGCTCATCCGTTAG
- a CDS encoding type II secretion system protein, with amino-acid sequence MLTQAIRKKLSKAGKEEKGFTLIELLAVVVILGIIAVIAIPLITGLINKTGDKSDLATARQVYEASRLYITTELNGKAGDLTIPVIGLKATSTAAATGLWGNGYIEDDMVLPSNKEKIVGGNVHYVGDKLADTAAAGSVAAVPAVTLITANKTVSFTVAQIMKSELSATP; translated from the coding sequence ATGTTGACACAGGCGATTCGTAAGAAGCTGAGCAAGGCGGGTAAAGAGGAAAAGGGGTTTACGCTGATTGAGTTATTGGCAGTTGTTGTTATTTTGGGCATAATTGCGGTGATAGCAATCCCACTGATTACTGGCTTAATTAATAAAACGGGTGATAAATCAGATCTAGCCACAGCAAGACAAGTTTATGAAGCTTCGCGCCTCTATATAACAACTGAGTTAAATGGTAAAGCTGGAGATCTAACCATTCCAGTTATTGGATTAAAAGCTACTAGTACAGCAGCAGCAACAGGACTATGGGGCAACGGGTATATAGAGGATGATATGGTATTACCTAGTAACAAAGAAAAAATAGTTGGTGGAAATGTACATTATGTTGGTGATAAATTAGCTGATACAGCAGCAGCTGGAAGTGTAGCCGCAGTTCCAGCTGTTACTCTCATTACAGCAAATAAAACTGTGAGTTTTACGGTTGCGCAAATTATGAAGAGTGAGCTTTCTGCTACTCCGTAA
- a CDS encoding type II secretion system F family protein: MPQFEYQVRTNAGKQLKGKLTASDKGSAMEELRKRGLTVFSLVEQKSSILSMEIYIGNPVKTIHFIIYCRQFATLMRAGVSIVDATRILAEQTESKPLSKALQDVNSSLLRGVALSQAIQDHKKIFPPLFISMIRAGEESGDLEGTLERLAVYFEKQHTTTEKIKSALTYPVTVAVMAVAAVVYLLWAIVPQFVSMFESMNAELPAITKMVLALSKSIQRQWYIWLVVIILLVAGFMIAKRTEKGAYALDYAKLKIPVFGKLNQKGSIAQFTRTFSSLYASSVPILQALSIVEEVAGNKVIGGYIRSAADSLRQGKPLSEPLKKAWVFPPLVTQMIAIGEETGALDQMLSKVADFYEMDVENTVDRLKSLLEPLLIAFLAGVVGVIVAAIMLPMFSLYSNM; encoded by the coding sequence ATGCCCCAATTCGAGTATCAGGTCCGGACCAACGCAGGCAAGCAGCTCAAAGGCAAGCTGACAGCCTCAGATAAGGGCTCGGCAATGGAGGAGCTGCGCAAGCGGGGGCTAACTGTGTTCTCGCTGGTTGAACAGAAATCCTCCATCCTGTCGATGGAGATTTATATCGGCAATCCGGTGAAGACCATTCACTTTATTATCTATTGCCGGCAGTTCGCTACCTTAATGCGTGCCGGAGTATCCATTGTAGATGCTACACGGATTCTGGCAGAGCAGACAGAGAGCAAGCCGCTTAGCAAAGCACTTCAGGATGTGAACTCCAGCCTGCTGCGCGGGGTGGCCTTGTCACAGGCGATTCAGGATCATAAGAAGATTTTTCCGCCGCTATTCATCAGCATGATCCGGGCAGGGGAAGAATCCGGTGATCTGGAGGGGACACTGGAGCGGCTGGCGGTTTATTTTGAGAAGCAGCATACGACTACGGAAAAGATTAAATCGGCACTAACCTATCCGGTCACTGTTGCTGTGATGGCTGTAGCTGCGGTTGTCTATCTGCTGTGGGCCATTGTGCCCCAGTTTGTCAGCATGTTCGAATCTATGAATGCCGAGCTGCCTGCTATAACTAAGATGGTATTAGCGCTCAGCAAAAGCATTCAGAGACAATGGTATATCTGGCTGGTTGTTATCATTCTGCTGGTGGCCGGTTTTATGATCGCCAAGCGGACTGAGAAGGGTGCCTATGCGCTCGATTATGCCAAACTCAAAATTCCTGTATTCGGCAAATTGAATCAAAAGGGGTCAATCGCACAGTTTACGCGGACCTTTTCGTCGCTCTATGCCAGTTCTGTGCCTATTCTCCAAGCTTTGTCGATTGTGGAGGAGGTCGCCGGGAACAAGGTGATCGGCGGATATATCCGCAGTGCTGCTGACTCATTAAGACAGGGGAAGCCGCTCTCGGAGCCGCTGAAGAAAGCATGGGTATTCCCGCCGCTGGTTACCCAGATGATTGCAATTGGGGAAGAAACGGGGGCACTCGACCAGATGCTCTCCAAAGTAGCGGACTTTTACGAGATGGACGTAGAGAATACGGTGGACCGGCTGAAGTCCTTGCTGGAACCTTTGCTGATAGCTTTCTTGGCTGGAGTAGTAGGCGTGATTGTGGCAGCAATTATGCTGCCGATGTTCAGTCTGTATAGCAACATGTGA
- a CDS encoding type IV pilus twitching motility protein PilT, with protein sequence MPAFSWDIIQLLYMAYASKASDLHISVGSPPVMRIDGKLQPLEGEKVSSEAAAYMADTLLGSERSVEFRNKGEFDFSYPLDDGVRYRVNVYRQRGQVSIAARSIPAQIPNLEQLSLPGVLSSLAMKPQGLILVTGPTGSGKSSTLAAMLNYINRTASKHIVTLEDPIEFLHSHGTCLIDQREVGSDTGSFASGLRAVLRQDPDVILVGEMRDLETISAAVTAAETGHLVMATLHTTDAPQTIDRIIDTFPGHQQGQIRSQLASVLLAVLSQRLFPRAGGKGRLCSTELLINTPAVANMIRTEKTHQLKNVMQTSRALGMHTLEMNIREQLQLGLIQPEAARGYLTEVSG encoded by the coding sequence GTGCCAGCCTTTTCATGGGATATTATTCAATTGCTATATATGGCCTATGCTTCCAAGGCTTCAGACCTGCACATTTCGGTAGGTTCTCCTCCGGTCATGCGTATAGACGGAAAGCTGCAGCCGCTGGAAGGTGAAAAAGTCAGCTCCGAAGCAGCGGCCTATATGGCCGATACGCTGCTTGGCAGCGAGAGAAGCGTAGAGTTCCGCAATAAAGGGGAGTTCGACTTCTCTTATCCGCTGGATGACGGAGTAAGATACCGTGTGAACGTGTACCGGCAGCGTGGTCAGGTCAGTATTGCTGCGAGATCTATACCTGCTCAGATCCCAAACCTGGAGCAGTTGTCACTTCCCGGAGTGCTGTCCAGCCTGGCAATGAAGCCCCAAGGACTGATTCTGGTAACAGGCCCTACTGGTAGTGGTAAGTCGTCAACACTTGCCGCCATGCTGAATTACATTAACCGGACAGCCAGCAAACATATCGTTACACTGGAAGATCCGATTGAGTTTCTGCACAGCCATGGAACATGTCTGATAGATCAGCGTGAAGTAGGCAGCGATACCGGCAGCTTCGCCAGCGGTTTAAGGGCAGTGCTCCGGCAGGACCCTGATGTCATTCTGGTAGGGGAAATGCGCGATCTGGAGACAATCTCCGCGGCAGTTACGGCGGCAGAAACAGGTCACCTGGTTATGGCTACACTGCATACAACGGATGCGCCACAGACGATTGACCGGATTATTGATACGTTTCCGGGCCATCAGCAGGGCCAGATCCGTTCACAGCTGGCATCGGTACTGTTGGCGGTTCTTTCGCAGCGTTTGTTTCCGCGGGCCGGCGGTAAAGGCCGATTGTGTTCTACCGAGCTGCTAATTAATACACCGGCAGTGGCTAACATGATCCGGACCGAAAAGACCCACCAGCTTAAAAATGTGATGCAGACGAGCCGGGCGCTCGGTATGCATACGCTTGAGATGAATATACGTGAGCAATTGCAGCTGGGGCTGATTCAGCCTGAAGCGGCCAGAGGTTATCTCACGGAGGTGAGCGGCTGA
- a CDS encoding ATPase, T2SS/T4P/T4SS family produces MAIVKKRLGDLLVENGIISQEQLEEALVDQRKSKRKLGDLLITQGYITEQQLIEVLEFQLGIPHVSLFKYQIDPAITQIIPESMAKRYQVLPFMKEGSKLMVAMADPLDYFAIEDLRMSTGFRIEPAISSRDELTRAIARHYGMRDSMSQMMVELPTQEEIEETEITDEDSPIVRLVNQMIQQAVSLRASDIHVDPGENNLSIRYRIDGTLRTERIIPKQMQGFITARLKIMAKLNIAERRLPQDGRIKMQFDYKMVDIRVSSLPTMHGEKIVLRLLDLSTGVKTVDSLGFSDWNAGAFQDMISKPYGIILITGPTGSGKSTTLYAALNQLNTESANIITIEDPVEYQLEGVNQVHVNPAIGLTFAAGLRSILRQDPNIVMVGEIRDTDTAEIAVRASLTGHLVLSTLHTNDAVSTILRLRDMGVEPYLIASSLLGVVAQRLVRKICPDCREEHAPTEQESIMLRRYGLPDRVIYRGRGCGSCNNTGFRGRIAIHEVLTINDRLRQMITDSASIEELRAAGKAQGMVQLMEDGFLKVSKGITTLQEVMRETVSH; encoded by the coding sequence ATGGCTATCGTGAAAAAAAGACTGGGAGATTTGCTGGTCGAGAACGGCATTATCTCTCAGGAACAGCTTGAAGAAGCGCTGGTGGATCAGCGTAAATCCAAGCGTAAATTGGGCGATCTGCTGATTACCCAGGGCTATATTACCGAGCAGCAGCTCATCGAGGTTCTTGAATTCCAGCTGGGCATTCCCCATGTCAGCCTGTTCAAATACCAGATCGATCCGGCTATTACGCAGATTATTCCTGAAAGTATGGCTAAGCGTTATCAGGTGCTTCCATTCATGAAAGAGGGCAGCAAGCTGATGGTGGCGATGGCCGATCCGCTCGATTATTTTGCGATTGAGGATTTGCGCATGAGCACCGGCTTCCGTATCGAGCCTGCGATTTCCAGCCGGGATGAGCTGACCCGGGCGATTGCACGACACTACGGCATGCGGGACTCAATGAGCCAGATGATGGTAGAGCTGCCGACACAGGAAGAAATTGAAGAAACCGAGATTACAGATGAAGATTCTCCGATTGTACGGCTTGTGAACCAGATGATTCAGCAGGCTGTGTCGCTGAGAGCGTCGGATATTCATGTGGACCCGGGTGAAAATAACCTGTCCATCCGTTACCGGATTGACGGAACGTTGCGTACAGAGCGGATTATCCCCAAGCAGATGCAGGGGTTCATCACAGCCAGACTCAAGATTATGGCCAAGCTTAATATCGCTGAGCGGCGGCTGCCGCAGGACGGCCGGATCAAGATGCAGTTTGATTACAAAATGGTCGACATCCGTGTATCCTCGCTGCCCACTATGCACGGCGAGAAGATTGTACTCCGTCTGCTCGATCTGAGCACCGGTGTGAAGACTGTTGACAGTCTGGGATTCAGTGACTGGAATGCCGGAGCTTTTCAGGACATGATCAGCAAGCCTTATGGCATTATCCTGATTACAGGACCTACGGGGAGCGGTAAATCAACTACCTTGTATGCAGCACTTAATCAGTTAAACACCGAAAGTGCCAATATTATAACAATCGAAGATCCGGTGGAGTATCAGCTGGAAGGGGTCAATCAAGTGCATGTCAATCCGGCGATCGGGCTAACCTTTGCCGCCGGCCTGCGCTCGATTTTGCGGCAGGACCCGAACATTGTCATGGTGGGGGAAATCCGTGATACCGATACTGCAGAGATTGCCGTGAGGGCATCTCTTACAGGCCATCTGGTATTATCCACACTGCATACGAATGATGCTGTCAGTACAATTCTGCGGCTGCGTGATATGGGCGTTGAGCCCTATCTGATCGCCTCCTCGCTGCTAGGAGTAGTAGCACAGCGGCTGGTCCGCAAAATCTGCCCCGATTGCCGGGAAGAGCATGCACCAACCGAGCAGGAGTCGATCATGCTGCGCCGGTACGGCCTGCCTGACCGGGTGATCTACCGCGGCAGAGGCTGCGGCAGCTGTAATAATACCGGCTTCAGGGGCCGGATTGCGATTCATGAGGTACTAACCATTAATGACCGTCTGCGCCAGATGATTACCGATTCCGCATCCATTGAGGAACTCCGGGCGGCAGGTAAAGCTCAGGGGATGGTTCAGCTGATGGAGGATGGATTCCTCAAGGTCTCCAAAGGAATAACCACCCTTCAGGAGGTTATGCGCGAGACGGTTTCGCATTAG